One window from the genome of Streptomyces cadmiisoli encodes:
- a CDS encoding coproporphyrinogen-III oxidase family protein, which translates to MHIEAPESGSTVLARAGAVHADYMYMYPPRQTYRPLALSPAELEAKLRASFGRSDVLNLYVHVPFCRQICSFCNLYTTTGEGTDHREYTTAVLEEASRYTRFTEPKTVATLYFGGGTPSLLAPELLGAMTERLLADFSAPGTPAPSEIALEVDPATVDQARLRDLRQAGINRVNLGYQSLVPEEVTRIGRREGARRTQALEIALGTGFDNVCVDLIYGLERQTDDAWRTSVRTVAAMAPQTVCAYPLTTRPLTSYGKRGYTFVPAETLYRRYDIAHELLTAAGYRQETHVRWVRGGGGYVQKVNHWRMQNVLGLGAGARSYLWELDTRNGYSLRSRGDALHSYLRAAGTDTLPITDGYLMTDEERRRKAVVLNLLHLDRSWFTSLFGTDPVEAFPVEFACLADAGICEIGPSEIRLTAHGTRIRDLAVQMFISPEVRDRLGKFSYSE; encoded by the coding sequence GTGCACATCGAAGCTCCGGAGTCCGGCTCCACGGTCCTGGCACGGGCCGGGGCCGTGCACGCGGACTACATGTACATGTATCCGCCGCGCCAGACGTACCGTCCGCTGGCTCTGTCACCGGCGGAACTGGAGGCCAAGCTCCGTGCTTCCTTCGGTCGTTCCGATGTGCTCAACCTGTACGTGCACGTCCCGTTCTGCCGGCAGATCTGCAGCTTCTGCAACCTGTACACGACGACCGGCGAGGGGACCGACCACCGGGAGTACACGACTGCCGTCCTCGAGGAAGCGTCCCGCTACACCCGGTTCACCGAGCCGAAGACCGTGGCCACGCTCTACTTCGGCGGCGGAACCCCCTCGCTGCTCGCTCCGGAACTGCTGGGCGCCATGACCGAACGCCTGCTCGCGGACTTCTCGGCGCCGGGGACCCCGGCGCCGAGCGAGATCGCGCTGGAGGTCGACCCGGCGACGGTCGATCAGGCACGCCTCAGGGACCTGCGGCAGGCCGGCATCAACCGGGTGAACCTCGGGTACCAGTCGCTCGTCCCCGAGGAGGTGACGCGCATCGGCAGGCGTGAAGGGGCCCGGCGCACACAGGCCTTGGAGATCGCCCTCGGCACCGGCTTCGACAATGTGTGCGTCGACCTCATCTACGGACTGGAGCGGCAGACGGACGACGCCTGGCGCACCTCCGTACGCACCGTGGCGGCGATGGCGCCGCAGACCGTGTGCGCGTACCCGCTGACCACCCGCCCGCTGACCAGCTACGGGAAACGCGGCTACACCTTCGTTCCGGCCGAGACGCTCTACCGCCGGTACGACATCGCCCACGAGTTGCTCACCGCGGCCGGATATCGACAGGAAACCCATGTCCGCTGGGTCCGCGGCGGCGGTGGCTACGTCCAGAAAGTGAATCACTGGCGTATGCAGAACGTTCTGGGGCTCGGCGCCGGAGCACGCAGCTATCTGTGGGAACTGGACACCCGAAACGGTTACTCCTTGCGCTCGCGGGGGGACGCGCTCCATTCCTATCTGCGGGCTGCAGGAACGGACACCCTGCCCATCACCGACGGCTATCTCATGACCGACGAGGAGCGCCGGCGAAAAGCGGTCGTCCTCAACCTCCTCCACCTGGACCGCTCCTGGTTCACCTCGCTGTTCGGCACGGACCCGGTGGAGGCGTTCCCGGTCGAGTTCGCGTGCCTGGCCGATGCCGGAATTTGCGAGATCGGCCCGTCCGAGATCCGTCTCACCGCACATGGCACCCGCATCAGGGATCTCGCCGTCCAGATGTTCATAAGCCCAGAAGTACGTGACCGTCTGGGCAAATTCAGCTACAGCGAATGA
- a CDS encoding cytochrome P450 family protein yields the protein MSQQPVLLPYGDPAFVTDPFPLYRQLREAGPVRRAVIAGGLDAWLVTRYEDGLAALSDPRLSSDIRDAADPRLVAQLPETERESMMSNMLRSDPPDHTRLRRLVSKAFTARRIAELRPRVQEITDRLLDEVVPAGRAELIADFALPLPVTVISELLGVPLDDRYEFQQWTDDLLVRGERPPDPAVMNEAWRRMRAYLTKLLEIRRSEPADDLLSALISARDDEHRLNEDELIAMVFLLLVAGYITTVNLIGSGIAALLAHPDQLRLLRDDPELLPDAIEEFLRYDGPVSPGIARFAREEVEIAGVSVPRGATVLIASAIADRDPARFSDPDRLDVTRRDNGHLAFGHGIHYCLGAPLARLEGHIAIGTVLRRLPDLALAVPPADLNWRPGGLRGPLRLPVTFKPGGR from the coding sequence ATGAGCCAACAGCCGGTCCTGCTCCCCTACGGTGATCCGGCCTTCGTGACGGATCCCTTTCCGTTGTACCGGCAATTGCGCGAGGCCGGACCGGTCCGTCGGGCGGTCATCGCGGGCGGACTCGACGCCTGGCTGGTCACCCGCTACGAGGACGGGCTCGCCGCCCTGTCCGACCCGAGGCTGAGCAGCGACATCCGGGACGCCGCGGACCCCCGGCTGGTGGCGCAACTGCCCGAGACCGAGCGCGAGTCCATGATGAGCAACATGCTGCGCTCCGATCCGCCCGACCACACCCGGCTGCGCCGTCTGGTCTCCAAGGCGTTCACCGCGCGCAGGATCGCCGAGCTGCGGCCGCGGGTCCAGGAGATCACCGACCGGCTGCTCGACGAGGTGGTGCCGGCCGGCCGGGCCGAGCTGATCGCGGACTTCGCGCTGCCCCTGCCGGTCACCGTGATCAGCGAGCTTCTCGGTGTCCCGCTGGACGACCGCTACGAGTTCCAGCAGTGGACCGACGACCTGCTCGTGCGCGGGGAGCGGCCCCCGGACCCGGCCGTCATGAACGAGGCGTGGCGGCGGATGCGGGCGTATCTGACGAAGCTCCTGGAGATCAGGCGGTCCGAGCCCGCGGACGATCTCCTTAGCGCGCTGATCAGCGCCCGCGACGACGAGCACCGGCTGAACGAGGACGAGCTGATCGCCATGGTGTTCCTGCTGCTGGTGGCGGGGTACATCACGACGGTCAATCTGATCGGCAGCGGTATCGCCGCGCTCCTCGCCCACCCCGACCAGCTCCGGCTGCTGCGGGACGACCCCGAGCTGCTGCCCGACGCGATCGAGGAATTCCTCCGCTACGACGGTCCGGTCAGCCCCGGCATCGCCCGGTTCGCGCGCGAGGAAGTCGAGATCGCGGGCGTGAGCGTGCCCCGGGGCGCGACGGTGCTGATCGCGTCCGCGATCGCCGACCGGGATCCGGCCCGGTTCAGCGACCCCGACCGGCTCGACGTCACCCGGCGGGACAACGGCCATCTCGCGTTCGGGCACGGCATCCACTACTGCCTCGGCGCGCCGCTCGCCCGGCTGGAGGGCCACATCGCGATCGGCACGGTACTGCGCCGCCTGCCCGACCTGGCCCTCGCCGTGCCGCCGGCCGACCTGAACTGGCGCCCCGGCGGCCTGCGCGGCCCGCTGCGGCTTCCGGTGACGTTCAAGCCCGGGGGCCGGTAG
- a CDS encoding NUDIX hydrolase: MKLLHLAGCIIKDDEERILLLHRNTTKRTQWEIPGGKIDDGESPEQTAVRELEEELGVQVKIAGELGGKSFQEDGYTMKYTWFRAVVLAGEPTVMEPSTHDDVRYFAVGDLEELRDELSPNTVNFLDEYTSGRISL; this comes from the coding sequence ATGAAGCTCCTCCACCTCGCCGGCTGCATCATCAAGGACGACGAAGAGCGGATCCTTCTGCTCCACCGCAACACCACCAAGCGCACCCAGTGGGAGATCCCGGGCGGCAAGATCGACGACGGTGAGTCGCCCGAGCAGACGGCCGTGCGCGAACTGGAGGAGGAACTCGGCGTCCAGGTGAAGATCGCGGGCGAGCTGGGCGGCAAGTCCTTCCAGGAGGACGGGTACACGATGAAGTACACCTGGTTCCGCGCCGTGGTGCTGGCCGGCGAGCCCACCGTGATGGAGCCGAGCACCCACGACGACGTCCGCTACTTCGCCGTCGGCGACCTGGAAGAACTCCGCGACGAGCTCTCCCCCAACACGGTCAACTTCCTGGACGAGTACACCTCGGGACGCATTTCGCTCTGA
- a CDS encoding cytidylate kinase family protein, translating to MRKVAEALSPATGDHRNIIVSGLTAAGKTTHALLIAKWLGYDYVSASELMLRLLKVQPDMDNTLWATSLSTIERLRNQYPADEEVNRLLIAEAQRRTSTVFDSWSLPWLIDDIPCVRLYIESDLRSRSLKVRVSQQPHAVRRSLEECTALAEEKDRTTAVRLQPLLGVDIRTDRSVFDAVLDNSAYIDEPTIEAARAGISAFHASIQRTLCRLRADPAAAPDNTHRTGPLPQ from the coding sequence ATGCGCAAGGTCGCCGAGGCATTGAGCCCTGCCACGGGTGATCACCGCAACATCATCGTGTCGGGACTCACCGCGGCCGGGAAGACGACGCACGCGCTGCTGATCGCGAAATGGCTGGGCTACGACTATGTCTCGGCCAGCGAACTCATGCTCAGGCTGCTGAAGGTTCAGCCGGACATGGACAACACGCTCTGGGCCACCAGCCTTTCGACCATCGAGCGACTCCGTAACCAGTATCCCGCGGACGAGGAGGTCAACCGGCTGCTGATCGCGGAGGCGCAGCGCCGGACCAGCACCGTCTTCGATTCCTGGTCCCTTCCCTGGCTGATCGACGACATCCCGTGCGTGCGGCTCTACATCGAGTCCGATCTGCGCTCCAGAAGCCTGAAGGTCAGGGTCTCGCAGCAGCCGCACGCGGTGCGGCGCTCCCTCGAGGAGTGCACGGCGCTCGCCGAGGAGAAGGACCGGACCACCGCTGTCCGGCTTCAGCCGCTCCTCGGTGTCGACATACGCACGGACCGCTCGGTCTTCGACGCCGTGCTCGACAACTCCGCATACATCGACGAACCCACCATCGAGGCCGCGCGCGCCGGAATCTCTGCGTTCCACGCCTCGATCCAGCGGACGCTGTGCCGGCTGCGCGCCGACCCGGCCGCCGCACCCGACAACACCCACAGAACAGGACCGTTACCGCAATGA
- a CDS encoding SLATT domain-containing protein, whose translation MATRRIPDLKLSALPELPETADARVAALSRMYRHTESYALQAIDWYLAKRRRPSQWSKLLRGSAVCSAVLGGIVPLVHSASPGLISPDWGFVLLALGAGCVLVDRVFGHSSSWTRFTRAGLALQHALARAQTDWLALTLSLETRQPAAEDHDALLSVVRALQADVRTITEDETTSWVGYLTDGLDELASTTSRGQTLTSAADRPPTAAGRLPGPPSPRSGRRDDPAPRRQGTDEGAGLREPGPL comes from the coding sequence ATGGCAACCCGGCGTATACCCGACCTGAAACTGTCGGCGCTCCCCGAGCTCCCGGAAACGGCCGACGCACGCGTGGCCGCGCTGTCCCGGATGTATCGCCACACCGAAAGCTATGCGCTCCAGGCGATCGACTGGTACCTCGCCAAGCGGAGACGTCCCTCGCAGTGGTCCAAGCTGCTGCGCGGGAGTGCCGTCTGCTCGGCCGTACTGGGAGGCATCGTGCCCCTCGTCCACAGCGCCTCGCCCGGGCTGATCTCCCCGGACTGGGGTTTCGTGCTGCTCGCGCTGGGCGCGGGGTGCGTCCTCGTCGACCGCGTCTTCGGCCACTCCTCGTCATGGACCCGGTTCACCCGAGCCGGCCTGGCACTGCAGCACGCCCTGGCGAGGGCGCAGACGGACTGGCTCGCCCTCACCCTGTCGCTGGAGACCCGGCAGCCCGCCGCGGAGGACCACGACGCGCTGCTCTCCGTCGTACGCGCGCTGCAGGCCGACGTGCGGACGATCACCGAGGACGAGACCACGAGCTGGGTCGGGTATCTCACCGACGGCTTGGACGAGCTCGCCTCCACGACCTCGCGCGGCCAGACCCTGACCTCGGCCGCCGACCGCCCACCCACCGCTGCGGGGCGCCTGCCCGGACCGCCCTCACCACGCTCGGGGCGGAGGGACGATCCGGCCCCGCGTCGGCAGGGAACCGACGAGGGGGCCGGACTCCGTGAGCCCGGCCCCCTCTGA
- a CDS encoding DUF4132 domain-containing protein — MRLAARLADALTDPAVAAGVAHADLAEVSDDELGSLLPAAYRVTGEAARPSSSVRYLVQIAGRERQPRYTPDACRRMFEALAEQSERRDWTDAALAVSSLARCTGPWPDVAAPARAMTEFLLDKDRVAQPYALLAMAGLAGDRAVRAVVERLGRDAGPIALEQIAVITGLAPAERALLADTDRVASFNAPPPLEEAWREIAGTPAYADFARRALRAAADRADAIQSGAVPYRADKAFTDREVVALGHAARVALLRDEPWLPELLGRLLPGISVAPTAARTLPSQALLYELVRAGQDFPTPELVTAVRTVRVTARHAGVPKQLDKMLKKLDSALAERTDVALRLPTLGFDGEGVLRREAGGRYAAVVTVAGTAGLTWEKDGRPLRGVPAPVRRDHGGLVKEMRDLVKRVDVQLLTLARALEGGFTVDAVHPYGWWRTELAGHPLARSVVRRLIWEIEVLPGEWRPVLPEAGEDLPDAPDDARVRLWHPLRSDPGRVRAWRDLLTERHLRQPFKQAFREIYLLTPAEEETRVHSNRFAAHLVHYRRMFALFRARGWASRLLGPWDGGDGDDAVRTLAAGRWQARFFHARADGAGDEELASTDQVRFARRVAGGWREAPLAEVPPLVFSEAMRDVDLFVGVTSIAADPEWTDRGPERAYWERASFAELNESAQTRRDALRRIVPRLRIADRCSFDGRFLVVRGELRTYRIHLGSANILMEPDGSCLCVVPERRTAGGKVFLPFEDDRLSLILSKAFLLAADADITDRGILAQIERGVRAP; from the coding sequence ATGAGGCTCGCGGCCCGGTTGGCGGACGCGCTCACCGACCCGGCGGTCGCGGCCGGGGTCGCCCACGCCGATCTGGCGGAGGTCTCCGACGACGAGCTCGGCAGCCTTCTCCCCGCGGCGTACCGCGTGACCGGCGAGGCGGCGCGGCCGTCCTCGTCCGTCCGGTACCTGGTCCAGATCGCCGGCCGGGAGCGGCAGCCGCGGTACACGCCCGACGCGTGCCGCCGGATGTTCGAGGCGCTGGCGGAGCAGAGCGAACGGCGGGACTGGACGGACGCCGCGCTCGCGGTCAGCTCGCTGGCGCGCTGCACGGGACCGTGGCCCGATGTCGCCGCACCCGCCCGCGCCATGACGGAGTTCCTGCTGGACAAGGACCGGGTGGCACAGCCGTACGCGCTGCTGGCGATGGCGGGCCTCGCGGGCGACCGGGCCGTGCGCGCCGTCGTGGAGCGCCTGGGCCGGGACGCGGGCCCCATCGCGCTGGAGCAGATCGCCGTGATCACCGGCCTCGCCCCGGCCGAGCGGGCGCTGCTGGCCGATACCGACCGCGTCGCGTCGTTCAACGCGCCACCGCCCCTGGAGGAGGCCTGGCGCGAGATCGCGGGCACACCCGCCTACGCCGACTTCGCCCGGCGCGCGCTGCGGGCGGCCGCCGACCGCGCCGACGCGATCCAGTCGGGTGCCGTTCCGTACCGGGCCGACAAGGCGTTCACGGACCGGGAGGTCGTCGCGCTGGGCCACGCCGCGCGGGTGGCGCTGCTGCGCGACGAGCCGTGGCTGCCGGAGCTGCTGGGCCGGCTGCTGCCCGGCATCTCCGTCGCCCCGACGGCCGCGAGGACGCTGCCGTCGCAGGCGCTGCTGTACGAGCTCGTCCGCGCCGGGCAGGACTTCCCCACGCCGGAACTGGTGACCGCCGTGCGCACCGTGCGGGTGACCGCCCGGCACGCCGGGGTGCCGAAGCAACTGGACAAGATGCTCAAGAAGCTGGACTCCGCCCTGGCCGAGCGGACCGACGTGGCGCTACGGCTTCCGACGCTCGGCTTCGACGGCGAAGGCGTCCTGCGCAGGGAGGCGGGCGGGCGTTACGCGGCCGTCGTCACGGTCGCCGGGACCGCCGGGCTCACCTGGGAGAAGGACGGGCGTCCGCTGCGCGGTGTCCCCGCGCCCGTCCGCCGCGATCACGGCGGCCTGGTCAAGGAAATGCGTGATCTGGTGAAACGGGTCGACGTCCAACTCCTCACCCTCGCACGGGCGTTGGAGGGCGGGTTCACGGTCGACGCGGTCCACCCGTACGGCTGGTGGCGCACCGAGCTGGCCGGGCATCCGCTGGCCCGGTCCGTGGTGCGGCGGCTGATCTGGGAGATCGAGGTCCTACCGGGCGAGTGGCGTCCCGTGCTGCCCGAGGCCGGCGAGGACCTGCCCGACGCGCCGGACGACGCCCGGGTACGGCTGTGGCACCCCCTGCGTTCCGATCCCGGCCGCGTGCGGGCCTGGCGGGACCTGCTCACCGAACGCCACCTCCGGCAGCCGTTCAAGCAGGCGTTCCGCGAGATCTACCTCCTCACCCCGGCCGAGGAGGAGACCCGTGTCCATTCCAACCGCTTCGCCGCCCACCTCGTGCACTACCGCAGGATGTTCGCCCTGTTCCGGGCCCGCGGCTGGGCGAGCCGTCTGCTCGGGCCCTGGGACGGCGGGGACGGCGACGACGCGGTGCGGACCCTGGCGGCGGGTCGGTGGCAGGCCCGCTTCTTCCACGCCCGCGCCGACGGGGCGGGGGACGAGGAGCTGGCCTCGACCGACCAGGTGCGCTTCGCCCGGCGGGTGGCGGGCGGATGGCGCGAGGCGCCGCTGGCCGAGGTGCCGCCGCTGGTGTTCAGCGAGGCGATGCGCGACGTGGACCTCTTCGTCGGAGTGACCTCGATCGCCGCCGACCCGGAGTGGACGGACCGGGGCCCCGAGCGCGCGTACTGGGAGCGGGCCTCCTTCGCCGAGCTGAACGAGAGCGCGCAGACGCGCCGCGACGCCCTGCGCCGGATCGTGCCGCGGCTGAGGATCGCCGACCGGTGTTCCTTCGACGGCCGTTTCCTCGTGGTGCGCGGCGAGCTGCGCACGTACCGGATACACCTCGGTTCGGCCAACATCCTGATGGAGCCGGACGGTTCCTGTCTGTGCGTCGTCCCCGAGCGCCGTACGGCAGGCGGCAAGGTGTTCCTGCCGTTCGAGGACGACCGGCTGTCGCTGATCCTCAGCAAGGCGTTCCTGCTCGCCGCAGACGCCGACATCACCGATCGCGGCATCCTCGCGCAGATCGAGCGCGGTGTCCGAGCCCCCTGA
- a CDS encoding metallophosphoesterase — translation MPFDQFKLTWLHLSDIHFGHGRHHASAERDDVLEALLEDLLDLRDRDQIPPVDQVVVSGDIAFSGGALSAAEYDDARRYLLRVGDRLRLGPDAILVVPGNHDVDRRVAAEDDDVRRMLAELRAGRPVEEALASPRDSERLMSRFGAYHAFAQNFGAGLEETDGPHPLYWSTVIDARDDLRVRIAGGNSALLCQGDDDEGKLQLGLRQLREILEPGGTHDVSVLLTHHPLDWMRDAPEAEARIERWADLHLCGHVHQPESQSRSRGGGSRLVRIQAGATHEYDTGADRGTGSFTYSVTSLYTDPQGSVWARIWPRRWVPSRVTFRVDPEAVPDGHLYVDHRIREPRRAPETSTAAAAERADALGRLWKASERSVRRIGARRTAYPLDMSIGELHRRGLYVEAGLSDLSDRSRRLTLESLCTAVQADQSVLLLGEPGSGKSVTSYAVLEELRRRRVPALALRPSDLPEVLSDSGVSELTLTLKQAATEELGGIVLVVDGLDEGLGEFDTSMDLAHLLHRLRDRYRLVVTCRRREFEDQLARFVEGSTFDRIVSLNEWSLENQFTDFVSRLVAAGLLDSTDVLDAVRNSPALATLARRPLYARMLTFLGSQDVLSVQTLVGLYGEYMDKLSAASDVALQGAGCVLSTTSQEVWTRAAWFIFSKGLLIEERFSLHAVGKMLSADLDVQPRCLSRALSQLCDQWRVAGRVWARFVHYSFFEYLVARYYLEQVNEAVLRGSAADLADMLGLDLTPEIRHFLADELRAVGTVKLTMALVSAYQETKVLPMGLAKQRTTGNLIAYLLSRSAPDAAAALRQLLADEQDMFLQQSLLWGLCHLGDEDALERFIAESRGSAQWRAWNRGYLMYYYGDLDRREDPPFIDTDRTQSWGRTRERSLALMSAPRYTTAIDARRRYLDLYSLYDYAVWRNEKLTAQDGAVAERVLASLWQDRSIGGTLLQELQAMHAAATEAG, via the coding sequence GTGCCTTTCGACCAGTTCAAGCTGACGTGGCTTCATCTGTCCGACATCCATTTCGGCCATGGCAGGCACCATGCCTCGGCCGAACGCGATGACGTTCTCGAAGCCCTGCTGGAGGATCTGCTCGACCTCCGCGACCGAGACCAGATCCCGCCGGTCGATCAGGTCGTGGTCAGCGGCGACATCGCCTTCTCCGGCGGAGCCCTCTCCGCCGCGGAGTACGACGACGCCAGGCGGTACCTCCTGCGCGTCGGAGACCGGCTCCGGCTGGGGCCCGACGCGATCCTCGTCGTCCCGGGAAACCACGACGTGGACCGGCGGGTGGCCGCGGAGGACGACGACGTGCGCCGCATGCTCGCCGAGCTGCGCGCGGGCCGGCCGGTCGAGGAGGCGCTGGCATCCCCCCGCGACAGTGAACGGCTCATGTCGCGCTTCGGCGCCTACCACGCGTTCGCGCAGAACTTCGGCGCCGGTCTGGAGGAGACCGACGGGCCGCACCCGTTGTACTGGTCCACCGTGATCGACGCCCGGGACGATCTGCGCGTGCGCATCGCGGGCGGAAACAGCGCGCTGCTGTGCCAGGGCGACGACGACGAGGGCAAGCTCCAGCTCGGCCTGCGGCAGCTGCGCGAGATCCTGGAGCCCGGCGGTACGCACGACGTCTCGGTGCTGCTCACCCACCATCCGCTGGACTGGATGCGGGACGCGCCGGAAGCGGAGGCGCGGATCGAGCGGTGGGCGGACCTGCATCTGTGCGGCCATGTGCACCAGCCCGAGTCGCAGTCCCGGTCGCGCGGCGGCGGCTCCAGACTGGTGCGGATCCAGGCCGGGGCGACCCACGAGTACGACACCGGGGCCGACCGGGGCACCGGCAGCTTCACCTACTCGGTCACGTCGCTCTACACCGACCCGCAGGGCAGCGTCTGGGCGAGGATCTGGCCGCGCCGCTGGGTACCGAGCCGGGTCACGTTCCGGGTCGACCCCGAGGCCGTACCGGACGGCCACCTGTACGTGGACCACCGGATCCGGGAGCCTCGCCGGGCACCCGAGACGAGTACCGCGGCCGCCGCCGAGAGGGCCGACGCGCTCGGGCGGCTCTGGAAGGCGTCCGAGCGCTCCGTCCGCCGCATCGGCGCACGGCGCACCGCCTATCCCCTGGACATGAGCATCGGGGAACTGCACCGCCGCGGCCTGTACGTGGAGGCGGGCCTGTCCGATCTGTCGGACCGGTCCCGGAGGCTGACCCTGGAGTCCCTGTGCACGGCCGTCCAGGCGGATCAGTCGGTACTGCTGCTGGGTGAGCCGGGGAGCGGCAAGAGCGTCACCTCCTACGCCGTACTGGAGGAACTTCGGCGGCGCCGGGTGCCGGCGCTCGCGCTGCGGCCCTCCGACCTTCCCGAGGTGCTCTCCGACTCCGGGGTCAGCGAACTCACGCTGACGCTGAAGCAGGCGGCCACCGAGGAGCTGGGCGGCATCGTCCTCGTCGTCGACGGACTGGACGAAGGACTCGGCGAGTTCGACACCTCGATGGATCTGGCGCATCTGCTGCACCGGTTGAGAGACCGCTACCGCCTGGTCGTCACCTGCCGGCGCAGGGAGTTCGAGGACCAACTGGCCAGATTCGTCGAGGGATCGACCTTCGACCGGATCGTCTCGCTGAACGAATGGAGCCTGGAGAACCAGTTCACCGACTTCGTCTCCCGGCTGGTCGCCGCCGGACTGCTCGACTCGACCGATGTGCTCGACGCCGTCCGGAACTCGCCGGCACTCGCGACCCTCGCCAGACGCCCCCTGTACGCACGCATGCTCACGTTCCTGGGCAGCCAGGACGTGCTCTCGGTGCAGACCCTCGTGGGTCTGTACGGGGAGTACATGGACAAGCTGTCGGCGGCCAGCGATGTCGCGCTGCAGGGCGCCGGATGCGTTCTGTCCACGACCTCTCAGGAGGTCTGGACGAGGGCGGCGTGGTTCATCTTCTCCAAGGGACTGCTCATCGAGGAGCGATTCAGTCTGCACGCCGTCGGCAAGATGCTCAGCGCCGACCTCGACGTCCAGCCGCGCTGCCTGTCCCGTGCGCTCAGCCAACTCTGCGACCAGTGGCGCGTGGCCGGCCGGGTGTGGGCGCGGTTCGTCCACTACTCCTTCTTCGAGTACCTGGTGGCCCGCTACTACCTGGAGCAGGTCAACGAGGCGGTGCTGCGCGGCTCCGCCGCCGACCTCGCGGACATGCTCGGCCTGGACCTCACCCCTGAGATCAGGCACTTCCTGGCCGACGAGCTGCGTGCCGTGGGCACCGTGAAGCTCACCATGGCGCTCGTCTCCGCCTACCAGGAGACCAAGGTGCTGCCGATGGGCCTCGCCAAACAGCGCACCACCGGAAACCTCATCGCCTACCTGCTCTCCCGCTCCGCACCCGACGCGGCCGCCGCGCTGCGCCAACTCCTCGCCGACGAGCAGGACATGTTCCTCCAGCAGTCCCTGCTGTGGGGACTGTGCCATCTCGGCGACGAGGACGCGCTGGAGCGCTTCATCGCCGAGTCGCGCGGATCGGCGCAGTGGCGGGCATGGAACCGCGGCTACCTCATGTACTACTACGGCGACCTGGACCGCCGTGAGGACCCGCCCTTCATCGACACCGACCGGACGCAGAGCTGGGGACGGACCCGCGAGCGCTCACTGGCCCTGATGTCCGCACCCCGCTACACGACGGCCATCGACGCCCGGCGCCGCTACCTCGATCTGTACTCGCTGTACGACTACGCGGTGTGGCGGAACGAGAAGCTGACGGCGCAGGACGGCGCTGTGGCGGAACGCGTCCTGGCATCGCTGTGGCAGGACCGGTCGATCGGCGGAACGCTGTTGCAGGAGCTGCAGGCCATGCACGCCGCGGCCACCGAGGCGGGCTGA
- a CDS encoding FAD-dependent oxidoreductase has product MVLALLLARSGVAVTVLEKHGDFLRDFRGDTVHPTTLALLDELGLGERFARLPQRRVSTVQLPLGPDRSLVTVGNIGALRSRYNYIAMVPQWDLLDLLADEAAREPAFSLRMNTEATSFLVERGRVTGVSYRTPDGRTGELRATLTVACDGRGSLARSLPELGLREFPCPMDAWWFRLPRSEGDPHGLVGGVGDRFLSAMIDRGDYWQCAALIPKGGDARLRAAGLDRFRDSYATAVPWIADRMSSLGSWDEVKLLDVRLDRLRRWHRPGLLCIGDAAHAMSPVFGIGINLAVQDAVAAARHLVGPLRDDAAALPAAVRRVQRRRLPTTAATQRLQRFAHTNVIEPVLAGEPPFGDPKRAERLSELLTTSRRLNRLPAYFLAYGALRERPPTTSLRPSTPD; this is encoded by the coding sequence ATGGTCCTCGCCCTGCTGCTGGCCCGGTCCGGCGTGGCGGTGACGGTCCTGGAGAAGCACGGCGACTTCCTGCGCGACTTCCGTGGCGACACCGTCCATCCGACCACCCTGGCGCTGCTGGACGAACTCGGCCTCGGCGAGCGGTTCGCCCGGCTGCCGCAGCGACGGGTCTCGACGGTGCAGCTGCCGCTCGGCCCCGACCGGTCGCTGGTCACCGTCGGGAACATCGGCGCGCTGCGCAGCCGGTACAACTACATCGCGATGGTGCCCCAGTGGGACCTGCTCGACCTCCTCGCCGACGAGGCCGCGCGGGAGCCGGCCTTCTCCCTGCGCATGAACACCGAGGCGACCTCCTTCCTCGTGGAACGGGGCCGCGTCACCGGCGTGTCCTACCGCACGCCCGACGGCCGTACCGGCGAGCTGCGGGCCACCCTCACGGTGGCCTGCGACGGCCGGGGGTCCCTGGCCCGCTCGCTGCCCGAACTGGGGCTGCGGGAGTTCCCCTGCCCGATGGACGCCTGGTGGTTCCGGCTGCCGCGGAGCGAGGGCGACCCGCACGGGCTCGTCGGCGGCGTGGGCGACCGCTTCCTGAGCGCCATGATCGACCGCGGGGACTACTGGCAGTGCGCCGCGCTGATCCCCAAGGGCGGCGACGCCCGGCTCCGCGCCGCCGGCCTGGACCGGTTCCGGGACAGCTACGCGACCGCCGTCCCGTGGATCGCGGACCGGATGAGCAGCCTCGGATCGTGGGACGAGGTGAAACTGCTCGACGTACGGCTCGACCGGCTCCGGCGCTGGCACCGGCCGGGCCTGCTGTGCATCGGCGATGCCGCGCACGCCATGTCGCCGGTCTTCGGCATCGGCATCAACCTCGCGGTCCAGGACGCGGTGGCCGCCGCGCGCCACCTCGTCGGACCGCTCCGCGACGACGCAGCGGCACTGCCGGCGGCGGTACGCCGCGTCCAGCGCCGCCGCCTGCCCACCACGGCCGCCACCCAGCGCCTCCAGCGGTTCGCGCACACCAACGTCATCGAACCGGTCCTGGCGGGCGAGCCGCCGTTCGGCGACCCCAAGCGAGCCGAACGCCTGAGCGAACTGCTCACCACATCACGCCGGCTGAACCGCCTCCCGGCGTACTTCCTGGCCTACGGCGCCCTACGCGAACGCCCACCCACGACCTCACTCCGCCCTTCGACCCCGGACTGA